In the genome of Cryptomeria japonica chromosome 8, Sugi_1.0, whole genome shotgun sequence, one region contains:
- the LOC131045874 gene encoding myb family transcription factor EFM-like, with protein sequence MSDLCKTMGSPAELTLDCKPFPAKYSSALKAISLVSDQFERVRQLDDYLKGLKEERKKIEAFKRELPVCMHLLNDAIAASKEQLANCQVHVQASTPTNQMVFSYEEHQYMPASSNSRPVLEEFIPLKKPCDKSGE encoded by the coding sequence ATGAGCGATCTGTGTAAAACAATGGGATCACCGGCAGAGCTGACCCTGGACTGCAAGCCTTTTCCTGCTAAATACTCCAGCGCGTTGAAGGCAATTTCCCTTGTAAGCGATCAGTTTGAAAGAGTAAGACAGCTCGATGATTATCTCAAGGGACTAAAGGAGGAAAGAAAGAAAATTGAGGCTTTCAAAAGAGAACTTCCTGTCTGTATGCATCTTCTTAATGATGCAATTGCTGCTTCCAAGGAACAGTTAGCAAATTGTCAAGTACATGTACAGGCATCGACACCGACAAATCAAATGGTTTTCTCCTATGAGGAGCACCAGTACATGCCTGCTTCTAGTAACAGCAGGCCAGTGCTAGAGGAATTCATACCTCTCAAGAAACCGTGCGATAAGTCTGGAGAGTAA
- the LOC131045861 gene encoding myb family transcription factor EFM-like encodes MSSAQLWSQNSESEECKKEQRVSPQEKLLKPHDSHSGRSGQEQNFASNSKLFPDSKQRTGGGFLPFSRERQSNPAISVRSDAGKTLPDLALSSGEQEVGSSHRCNEMAKLNNATTTTFRSSKSKEPIETATPVFSKKGSAKPNVGGCSPAPTTSNGAQSQRKARMCWSPELHKRFVSAFQQLGGSQVARPKQIRELMKVDGLTNDEVKSHLQKYRLYT; translated from the coding sequence ATGAGTTCTGCTCAGCTGTGGAGTCAGAATTCTGAATCTGAAGAGTGCAAGAAAGAGCAAAGGGTTTCCCCACAGGAAAAACTATTGAAGCCACACGATTCCCATTCTGGCCGATCTGGTCAAGAGCAAAATTTCGCATCAAACTCTAAGCTGTTTCCTGATTCTAAGCAAAGAACTGGAGGTGGATTCCTCCCATTTTCAAGAGAGAGACAAAGCAATCCAGCTATCTCTGTAAGATCGGATGCAGGCAAGACCTTACCAGACCTTGCCTTGTCATCGGGAGAGCAGGAGGTAGGTTCCTCCCATAGATGCAATGAAATGGCCAAGTTGAACAATGCCACCACCACCACATTCAGGAGTAGTAAATCCAAGGAACCAATAGAGACCGCTACGCCTGTGTTCTCCAAGAAAGGGTCAGCAAAACCTAATGTGGGTGGTTGCTCTCCTGCTCCAACTACATCCAATGGGGCTCAATCTCAGAGAAAAGCTAGAATGTGCTGGTCACCAGAGCTGCATAAACGCTTTGTCAGTGCTTTTCAACAGCTAGGTGGCTCACAAGTAGCAAGGCCAAAGCAAATCAGAGAGCTGATGAAGGTGGATGGGCTTACCAATGACGAAGTCAAAAGTCATTTACAGAAATACCGTTTGTACACCTGA